A section of the Citrus sinensis cultivar Valencia sweet orange chromosome 8, DVS_A1.0, whole genome shotgun sequence genome encodes:
- the LOC102622214 gene encoding phenylcoumaran benzylic ether reductase Pyrc5-like, which translates to MASKSKILSIGGTGYIGKFIVEASVKAGHQTFVLVRESTLSDPSKSQLLDHFKNLGVNFVIGDVLNHESLVKAIKQVDVVISTVGHTLIADQVKIIAAIKEAGNVKRFFPSEFGIDDDRIHGAVEPAKSTYDVKAKIRRAVEAEGIPYTYVASYGLNGHFLPNLSQPEATAPPRDKVVILGDGNPKAVYNKEDDVATFTIKAVDDPRTLNKNLYIQPPGNIYSFNDLVSMWERKIGKTLEREYVSEEQLLKNIQEAAPPLGRLLSIYHSAFVEGVQTDFKIEPSFGVEASQLYPDVKYTTVDEYLNQFV; encoded by the exons ATGGCATCGAAAAGCAAGATTCTATCCATCGGCGGGACAGGGTACATCGGTAAATTCATCGTGGAAGCAAGCGTTAAAGCTGGTCACCAGACGTTCGTGCTCGTGAGAGAATCCACACTCTCTGATCCCTCCAAATCTCAACTCCTCGACCACTTCAAAAACCTCGGCGTCAATTTCGTTATC GGAGATGTTTTGAATCACGAGAGTTTGGTGAAGGCGATAAAACAAGTGGACGTGGTGATATCAACAGTTGGTCACACTTTAATAGCCGATCAGGTCAAGATTATTGCTGCCATTAAAGAAGCCGGCAACGTTAAG aGATTCTTCCCGTCGGAATTTGGAATTGATGATGATCGAATCCATGGAGCCGTAGAGCCAGCAAAATCAACGTATGACGTAAAGGCGAAAATCCGCCGAGCCGTTGAGGCAGAAGGCATTCCGTATACTTATGTAGCATCGTACGGTTTGAATGGCCACTTCCTTCCCAATTTGTCGCAGCCTGAGGCCACTGCCCCCCCTAGGGATAAGGTCGTCATCTTAGGTGATGGAAATccaaaag CTGTTTATAACAAGGAAGATGATGTTGCAACCTTCACCATCAAAGCGGTTGACGATCCGAGAACCTTGAACAAAAACCTTTACATTCAGCCTCCCGGCAATATTTACTCGTTCAATGATCTTGTGTCTATGTGGGAGAGAAAGATTGGCAAAACCCTCGAAAGGGAGTATGTTTCAGAAGAGCAGCTCCTAAAGAATATTCAAG AAGCTGCACCTCCACTCGGGAGGttgttatcaatttatcactCTGCTTTCGTGGAGGGAGTTCAAACCGACTTCAAGATTGAACCATCGTTTGGAGTTGAAGCCTCGCAGCTTTATCCTGATGTCAAGTACACTACAGTTGATGAGTACCTCAATCAGTTTGTGTAA